Proteins encoded together in one Undibacterium sp. CCC3.4 window:
- a CDS encoding CusA/CzcA family heavy metal efflux RND transporter, translating to MFEKIIRFSIDQRWTIMLITLGLALLGVYNFQRLAIDAVPDITNVQVQVNTAAPGYSPLETEQRLSFPIETVMAGLPRLQQTRSLSRYGLSQVTVIFEDGTDIYFARQLVNERIQEAKAKLPAGVEPTMGPISTGLGEIVMWTVEATAHAVTAAGAPYTAVDLREIQDWIVKPQLRNVRGVTEINTIGGYAKEFQVAPLPEKLLAHGLQWQDIVTALQKNNANVGAGYIEKSGEQYLIRAPGQLASLEEIGEIVLAQRQNATIRIKDVAEVGIGRELRTGAATENGQEIVLGTVFMLLGENSRTVAQAVVAKLDQINRTLPQGVTVKTVYDRTTLVDKAIATVEKNLLEGALLVVVILFLFLGNMRAALITALVIPLAMLFTFTGMVNNKVSANLMSLGALDFGIIIDGAVVIVENCVRRLAHAQAAVGRQLTRTERFHEVFAAAKESRRPLLYGQLIIMVVYLPIFALTGVEGKMFHPMAFTVVAALLAAMLLSITFIPAAVALFIGKHVSEKENRLMQVAKRWYQPLLALALQNKKTVLGSAVLVMLLSFGLLTRLGSEFVPSLNEGDIALHAMRIPGTSLSQALQMQQQLERTIKSFPEVERVFAKIGTAEIATDPMPPNVADTFIMLKPQTSWPDPGRSKEDLVAAIERAVEAVPGNNYEFTQPIQMRFNELISGVRSDVAVKIFGDEMAVMNRTATEIATVLNGIAGAADVKVEQTTGLPVLNIAIDRNAAARYGLALSDVQEVIATAVGGSVAGTLFQGDRGFDIVVRLPERLRGDIEAIRRLPLRLPTVEGSSAASYISLAEVARIELVPGPNQISRENGKRNVVVTANVRGRDIGSFVAQAQQELAQKVTIPSAYWTSWGGTFEQLQSAKARLQIVVPLALLLVFILLFAMFGNLKDGLLVFTGVPFALTGGIVALWLRDIPLSISAGVGFIALSGVAVLNGLVMIAYIRSLREEGMALLPAIEQGALTRLRPVLMTALVASLGFIPMALASGTGAEVQRPLATVVIGGILSSTLLTLLVLPLLYELAHKLRGQPSVSDY from the coding sequence ATGTTTGAGAAAATAATCCGTTTTTCGATTGATCAGCGCTGGACCATCATGCTGATCACCTTGGGCTTGGCATTATTGGGCGTCTATAATTTTCAACGCTTGGCGATCGATGCTGTACCTGATATCACGAATGTCCAGGTGCAGGTGAATACGGCTGCGCCTGGCTATTCACCGCTGGAAACCGAACAAAGACTGAGCTTCCCTATCGAAACTGTGATGGCCGGCCTGCCCCGTCTGCAGCAAACCCGCTCACTCTCGCGTTACGGTTTGTCGCAGGTGACGGTGATTTTTGAGGATGGTACCGATATCTATTTCGCCCGCCAATTGGTAAACGAACGGATACAAGAGGCCAAGGCCAAATTGCCGGCCGGGGTAGAGCCGACCATGGGGCCGATTTCCACTGGGCTCGGTGAAATTGTGATGTGGACGGTGGAAGCCACAGCGCATGCCGTGACCGCCGCCGGTGCGCCGTATACCGCGGTGGATTTGCGCGAAATCCAAGATTGGATCGTCAAACCGCAGTTGCGCAATGTCCGTGGGGTTACCGAAATCAATACCATAGGCGGCTATGCCAAGGAATTTCAAGTCGCACCGCTGCCGGAGAAATTGCTCGCCCATGGCTTGCAATGGCAAGATATCGTCACTGCGCTGCAAAAAAATAATGCCAACGTCGGTGCCGGTTACATAGAAAAAAGCGGCGAGCAATATCTGATCCGCGCGCCCGGCCAGTTGGCTTCTTTGGAAGAAATCGGCGAGATCGTGCTGGCCCAGCGCCAGAATGCCACCATTCGTATTAAAGATGTGGCCGAAGTCGGGATAGGCCGCGAATTGCGCACCGGTGCAGCGACTGAAAATGGCCAGGAAATCGTGCTCGGCACGGTATTCATGCTGCTGGGTGAAAACAGTCGCACCGTAGCCCAGGCCGTTGTGGCCAAACTCGATCAGATCAACCGTACCCTGCCACAAGGGGTTACGGTCAAGACCGTGTATGACCGCACCACTCTGGTCGACAAAGCGATTGCGACGGTAGAAAAAAATCTGCTCGAAGGTGCTTTGCTGGTGGTAGTGATCTTGTTTTTGTTTCTCGGTAATATGCGCGCGGCCCTGATTACCGCCTTGGTAATACCGCTGGCGATGTTGTTTACTTTTACCGGCATGGTGAACAATAAGGTCAGCGCCAACCTGATGAGTCTGGGGGCCTTGGACTTCGGTATCATCATCGATGGTGCCGTCGTCATCGTCGAAAATTGTGTGCGCCGACTGGCGCATGCACAGGCTGCGGTGGGACGCCAACTGACGCGCACGGAACGGTTTCATGAAGTGTTTGCCGCGGCCAAGGAATCACGCCGTCCGTTGTTATATGGTCAACTGATTATCATGGTGGTGTATTTGCCTATCTTTGCACTTACCGGTGTCGAAGGGAAGATGTTCCACCCTATGGCGTTTACGGTGGTAGCGGCCTTGCTGGCGGCGATGCTGTTGTCGATTACCTTCATTCCGGCCGCCGTTGCTCTGTTTATCGGCAAGCATGTGAGTGAAAAAGAAAATCGCCTCATGCAAGTCGCTAAGCGCTGGTATCAACCACTGCTCGCACTGGCCTTGCAGAACAAGAAAACCGTCCTCGGCAGCGCCGTGCTGGTGATGCTGCTCAGTTTCGGTTTGCTGACCAGGTTGGGCAGTGAGTTCGTGCCTAGTCTGAATGAAGGCGACATCGCCCTGCATGCGATGCGCATTCCCGGCACCAGTCTGAGCCAAGCTCTGCAAATGCAGCAGCAACTTGAACGCACCATCAAAAGCTTCCCCGAAGTCGAACGGGTGTTCGCCAAAATAGGCACGGCAGAGATCGCGACTGATCCTATGCCGCCGAATGTGGCCGATACCTTCATCATGCTCAAACCCCAGACCAGTTGGCCCGATCCCGGGCGCAGCAAAGAGGATCTGGTGGCGGCGATAGAGCGCGCGGTCGAAGCCGTACCCGGTAATAATTATGAGTTCACCCAGCCGATACAGATGCGTTTCAATGAGTTGATTTCCGGTGTGCGCAGCGATGTCGCCGTGAAAATTTTCGGTGATGAGATGGCGGTCATGAATCGCACGGCAACCGAGATCGCGACGGTGTTGAACGGTATTGCCGGTGCGGCCGACGTCAAGGTCGAACAAACTACCGGCTTACCGGTACTCAATATCGCTATCGATCGCAATGCGGCGGCTCGCTACGGTTTGGCCTTGAGTGATGTACAGGAAGTCATCGCCACCGCGGTGGGCGGCAGCGTCGCCGGCACTTTGTTCCAAGGCGATCGCGGCTTCGATATCGTGGTGCGGCTACCGGAACGCCTGCGTGGCGACATCGAAGCGATACGCCGCCTGCCGCTGCGCTTGCCGACAGTGGAAGGCAGTAGCGCTGCCAGTTATATCAGCTTGGCCGAGGTCGCGCGTATCGAGTTGGTACCGGGGCCGAACCAAATCAGCCGAGAAAATGGTAAGCGCAATGTGGTGGTGACGGCGAATGTCCGTGGTCGTGACATCGGCTCCTTCGTCGCGCAAGCGCAGCAAGAGCTGGCGCAGAAAGTGACAATTCCCAGCGCTTACTGGACCAGTTGGGGCGGCACCTTCGAGCAGTTGCAATCGGCTAAAGCGCGTTTGCAGATCGTTGTGCCACTGGCATTGCTACTCGTGTTTATTTTATTGTTTGCGATGTTCGGCAATCTCAAAGATGGCTTATTGGTATTTACCGGCGTGCCGTTTGCCCTTACCGGCGGGATTGTGGCGCTGTGGTTGCGTGATATTCCCCTGTCGATTTCAGCGGGGGTAGGTTTTATCGCGCTGTCCGGTGTGGCCGTGCTCAATGGCTTGGTGATGATCGCTTACATTCGCTCCTTGCGCGAAGAAGGCATGGCCTTGCTGCCGGCAATTGAACAAGGGGCGTTGACACGGCTGCGTCCGGTCTTGATGACCGCGCTGGTCGCATCACTCGGCTTTATCCCGATGGCGCTGGCCAGCGGCACCGGTGCGGAAGTGCAGCGACCGTTGGCGACCGTCGTGATCGGTGGAATTTTGTCGTCGACCTTGCTAACTTTACTCGTTTTGCCTTTACTGTATGAGCTGGCGCATAAACTGCGTGGACAGCCATCGGTATCGGATTACTAA
- a CDS encoding DUF3955 domain-containing protein, whose translation MNETYQLPSATRSGKRKILRWAWVSCLCLFIIGMTILGLFAEKTTWIDANGRLHEPLFGLVPTSFFFLSVALLLAILDFALRFIKPR comes from the coding sequence ATGAACGAAACTTATCAACTGCCCTCAGCTACGCGCTCAGGTAAACGAAAAATTTTGCGCTGGGCGTGGGTATCATGCTTGTGCTTGTTTATTATCGGCATGACTATTCTGGGTCTTTTTGCAGAGAAAACCACTTGGATCGATGCCAATGGCAGGCTGCACGAGCCGCTGTTTGGTCTTGTTCCGACCAGTTTCTTTTTCTTGTCGGTGGCGCTGCTGCTGGCCATTCTTGACTTCGCACTTCGATTCATCAAGCCACGTTGA
- a CDS encoding Pls/PosA family non-ribosomal peptide synthetase: protein MSLLSSTSLASHILYGPAIPELMREETLADILEASAQQFPSHIALIAGTVQLSYAELNARADRIAAALIDAGVRPGHFIGLWLPRGIDLLVMQAAIAKTGAAWLPFDADTPIDRIAVCLADAAAYGLLSCEEFAPQTASLRLSVWSAEQLAKSTVASVLRRSAGRGSDPAYVIYTSGSTGKPKGILVSQASICHFLRSENSQLGITATDRVYQGFSVAFDMSFEEIWISYLAGASLWIAPKEITADPDALPLALAAQQITVLHAVPTLLALFVSDIPSLRLINLGGEMCPESLVTRWSQPGRKIFNTYGPTEATVSASLAPLQAHAAVTIGKPLPNYSLMVVSTEPTDGLRLLAPGETGELCISGPGVALGYLGRPELSAEKFLTNPWSRNVHEQRLYRTGDLACIDGDGNIQCLGRADDQVKIRGFRVELGEIETLLAQQDEVATVAVVLRREQEIDQIMAFIVRDSAAAALSDVQLSSMLRSRLSQLLPPYMLPSRFEFLTEVPRLTSGKIDRNSLKQIVLTGGVASAESEAAESSAEQALFTALGVLFPGQALRRSADFFVDLGGHSLLAARLVSLLRKDSRFAYFKIADIYQQRSLQSIAAAMALAALAQEETTVPPLNWTPPSTWKRWLCGAAQAFAIPWLVAMRMVQWLAPFFAYHFLTGDPGDSMVRAVLLSAGAFVVLTLAEFGVAIIGKWLLSGRLKAGRYPLWGMTYFRWWLSDRLIETAPTYMLSGSSLYTWWLRSLGAKIGKDVMIGSITLRAPDLLTIGDGVSIGNAVNLENARVLHGELILGHIKLEDDSYVGSYSVLEGNVAMGQSAHLEGQSALADGLRMPARRVWKGSPARDVGAFDDSSKPARPPLSAWRAGGEAVFFVFGALFISALFFLPVFPSFVLIDWFDNADSFPWLQSSSIPFQLTKYFILAFPATAVLIVCTVLLSAAVRWAILPKLKPGLYPVHGNLYCGKWLVNQIQESSLHVLHGVYATIYAPFWYRLLGAKVGQGAEISTALGVVPDMLTLGDESFIADAVLLGDEEIDRGWMTMQETVISRRSFVGNGAYIPDGTILPENVLIGVYTSAPENASMQPGDTWLGSPAIHLPAREEVKGFPENLTFTPSVFRRIGRGLVEAFRIIAPHAMVIAVGYTVVLDLMPLAGDDRWSEVLVYLIVAGLLYGVGSFAFVLILKWLFIFRYTKCSAPMWTPFVWLSEGITNLYEGIAVPNFMRYLRGTPWLPLAFNLLGCKIGRGVYLDTTDITEFDCVRIGDYSEVNALACPQTHLFEDRVMKIDHIVIGARVYLGPRCSVLYSAVVGDDVRLGALTLVMKGEFIPANSSWRGCPAAMTAG from the coding sequence ATGTCTTTGTTAAGCAGCACGTCTTTAGCTTCCCACATTTTGTATGGCCCGGCGATTCCCGAATTGATGCGCGAAGAAACTCTCGCCGATATACTCGAAGCCAGCGCTCAACAGTTTCCTTCTCACATCGCACTCATCGCCGGTACAGTCCAGCTCAGCTATGCGGAACTCAATGCACGTGCCGATCGCATTGCCGCAGCCTTGATCGATGCCGGTGTGCGCCCTGGGCACTTCATTGGTTTGTGGCTGCCGCGCGGCATCGATTTACTCGTGATGCAAGCGGCGATCGCCAAAACCGGCGCAGCCTGGTTGCCTTTCGATGCAGACACGCCAATAGATCGAATCGCCGTTTGTCTGGCCGATGCGGCGGCATATGGTTTGCTCAGTTGCGAAGAGTTCGCGCCTCAGACCGCCAGCTTGCGATTATCCGTTTGGTCTGCCGAACAACTGGCCAAGAGCACGGTAGCGTCCGTCCTACGCCGCAGCGCTGGTCGCGGCAGCGACCCGGCCTATGTGATTTACACCTCGGGCTCTACCGGCAAACCCAAAGGTATCTTGGTCAGCCAAGCCAGTATCTGCCATTTTTTACGCAGTGAAAACAGCCAGCTCGGCATCACCGCTACTGATCGTGTGTATCAGGGTTTTTCGGTGGCCTTCGACATGTCGTTTGAAGAAATTTGGATCAGTTATCTGGCTGGTGCGAGCTTATGGATCGCCCCGAAAGAGATCACGGCCGACCCCGATGCCTTGCCACTGGCGCTGGCCGCACAGCAGATCACGGTATTGCATGCCGTCCCTACCCTGTTGGCTTTGTTTGTCAGCGACATTCCGAGTTTGCGTTTGATTAATCTCGGTGGCGAAATGTGTCCGGAGTCACTGGTGACGCGCTGGAGTCAGCCGGGCCGAAAAATTTTCAATACTTACGGGCCAACTGAGGCCACGGTATCGGCCAGCTTGGCGCCATTGCAGGCGCATGCAGCGGTCACGATAGGCAAACCGCTGCCGAATTATTCCTTGATGGTCGTCAGTACCGAGCCGACAGACGGTCTGCGTTTGCTCGCACCCGGTGAAACGGGTGAATTATGCATTTCCGGTCCGGGCGTCGCACTCGGCTACCTTGGCCGTCCTGAGTTGAGCGCCGAAAAATTTCTCACCAACCCGTGGTCGCGAAACGTCCATGAACAGCGTTTGTACCGTACCGGCGACTTGGCTTGTATCGATGGCGACGGCAATATTCAATGCTTGGGCCGGGCCGATGATCAAGTTAAAATTCGCGGCTTCCGGGTCGAGCTGGGTGAAATTGAAACGCTGTTGGCACAGCAAGATGAAGTCGCTACCGTAGCAGTAGTGCTGCGGCGCGAGCAAGAAATCGATCAAATCATGGCCTTCATCGTGCGCGACAGCGCTGCTGCCGCGCTCAGTGATGTGCAGCTCAGTAGTATGCTGCGCAGCCGGCTCAGTCAGTTGCTGCCACCCTATATGCTGCCGTCGCGGTTTGAATTTCTCACTGAAGTACCGCGTCTGACTTCGGGTAAGATCGATCGTAACTCGCTCAAGCAAATCGTCCTTACCGGCGGGGTCGCGAGTGCCGAGTCGGAAGCTGCCGAGTCGAGTGCAGAGCAAGCCTTGTTTACTGCTCTCGGAGTTCTATTCCCGGGCCAAGCGCTGCGTCGTTCTGCCGATTTTTTTGTCGATCTCGGCGGTCATTCGCTGTTGGCCGCGCGCTTGGTCTCGCTGCTGCGTAAAGACAGCCGTTTTGCTTACTTTAAAATTGCCGATATTTACCAACAACGCAGCCTGCAAAGCATCGCGGCCGCGATGGCGCTGGCGGCGCTGGCACAAGAGGAAACTACCGTGCCGCCGCTTAATTGGACCCCGCCCTCGACGTGGAAGCGTTGGCTCTGTGGCGCGGCCCAGGCCTTTGCCATTCCCTGGCTGGTCGCAATGCGTATGGTGCAATGGCTGGCACCCTTCTTTGCTTACCATTTTCTCACTGGCGACCCGGGTGACTCGATGGTGCGCGCAGTGTTGCTCTCAGCGGGTGCCTTCGTTGTGCTCACCTTGGCCGAGTTCGGTGTGGCGATCATCGGTAAATGGCTGTTATCGGGGCGACTGAAAGCCGGCCGCTATCCGCTTTGGGGTATGACGTATTTCCGTTGGTGGCTTAGTGACCGCCTCATAGAAACGGCACCAACCTATATGCTGAGCGGTTCTTCGCTCTACACGTGGTGGTTGCGTTCACTCGGTGCCAAAATTGGCAAAGACGTGATGATCGGCTCGATCACTTTGCGCGCACCGGATTTATTGACAATTGGGGATGGCGTCAGCATTGGTAATGCAGTGAATTTGGAAAATGCCCGGGTGTTACATGGCGAGCTGATTCTTGGTCACATCAAGCTGGAAGACGACAGCTATGTTGGCTCTTATTCGGTGTTGGAAGGGAATGTCGCGATGGGCCAGAGTGCCCATCTGGAAGGTCAGTCAGCCTTGGCTGACGGCTTGCGCATGCCGGCCCGACGCGTTTGGAAGGGTTCGCCGGCGCGCGATGTCGGCGCGTTCGATGACAGCAGCAAACCGGCCCGCCCGCCTTTGTCGGCATGGCGTGCTGGGGGCGAAGCGGTGTTTTTCGTGTTCGGTGCCTTGTTCATCAGTGCCTTGTTTTTTCTACCGGTTTTCCCTAGCTTCGTGCTCATCGATTGGTTTGATAATGCCGATAGCTTCCCTTGGTTGCAGAGCAGTTCGATTCCCTTTCAATTAACGAAATATTTTATTTTGGCGTTTCCCGCCACGGCCGTGCTGATCGTTTGTACGGTTTTGCTGTCGGCCGCGGTACGCTGGGCGATTTTGCCAAAACTCAAGCCCGGCTTGTATCCGGTACACGGCAATCTGTATTGCGGCAAATGGTTGGTCAATCAAATCCAAGAGTCGAGTCTGCATGTGCTGCATGGCGTATATGCGACGATCTATGCGCCATTTTGGTACCGTCTGCTCGGTGCCAAAGTTGGCCAGGGTGCGGAAATCTCGACCGCCTTGGGCGTGGTGCCGGATATGCTCACGCTCGGGGATGAAAGCTTCATCGCCGATGCGGTGTTACTCGGTGACGAGGAAATTGACCGTGGCTGGATGACCATGCAGGAAACCGTCATCTCGCGGCGCAGCTTTGTCGGTAACGGCGCTTACATCCCTGACGGCACCATCTTGCCCGAGAATGTACTCATCGGCGTGTATACGTCGGCACCGGAAAATGCCAGTATGCAACCCGGCGACACGTGGTTGGGTTCGCCGGCGATTCACCTGCCGGCACGCGAAGAAGTCAAAGGCTTTCCGGAGAATTTGACCTTCACGCCATCGGTATTTCGACGTATCGGCCGTGGTTTGGTAGAAGCGTTCCGCATCATCGCGCCGCATGCGATGGTGATTGCCGTTGGCTACACGGTGGTATTGGATTTGATGCCACTGGCCGGTGATGACCGCTGGAGTGAGGTCTTGGTATATCTGATCGTGGCTGGCTTACTGTATGGCGTAGGTAGTTTTGCCTTTGTGTTGATTTTAAAGTGGCTGTTTATTTTCCGGTATACAAAATGCAGTGCGCCGATGTGGACGCCGTTCGTTTGGCTCTCGGAAGGAATTACCAATTTATACGAAGGCATCGCCGTGCCGAATTTCATGCGTTATTTACGTGGCACGCCATGGCTGCCTTTGGCCTTCAATTTACTCGGTTGTAAAATTGGTCGCGGCGTGTATCTCGACACCACCGACATCACCGAGTTTGATTGTGTGCGCATCGGCGACTACAGTGAAGTCAACGCTCTGGCTTGTCCACAAACGCATTTATTCGAAGACCGCGTCATGAAAATCGATCATATCGTCATCGGTGCACGCGTCTATCTCGGGCCACGCTGCTCGGTGCTGTACAGTGCCGTGGTCGGCGATGATGTCAGGCTCGGTGCGCTGACCTTGGTGATGAAAGGCGAATTCATTCCAGCTAATTCGAGTTGGCGCGGCTGCCCGGCCGCGATGACGGCAGGCTGA